In the genome of Notamacropus eugenii isolate mMacEug1 chromosome 5, mMacEug1.pri_v2, whole genome shotgun sequence, one region contains:
- the GPR83 gene encoding G-protein coupled receptor 83 yields the protein MITSLLWFSLPCLVQAFERPERWTGNGSLDGDFGISNVSSFFPWGNYSFSDWQNFVGRKRYGAESQKPMVKALLIVAYSFIIVFSLFGNVLVCHVVIKNQRMQSATSLFIVNLAVADIMITLLNTPFTLVRFVNSTWIFGKGMCHISRFAQYCSLHVSALTLTAIAVDRHQVIMHPLKPRISPTKGLISIAIIWIMATCFSLPHAIYQKLFTFKYSEDVVRSLCLPDFPDPADLFWKYLDLATFVLLYISPLLIISVAYTRVAKKLWLRNAIGDVTTEQYYALRRKKKKTIKMLMLVVVLFAVCWFPLNCYVLLLSSKTIRSNNALYFAFHWFAMSSTCYNPFIYCWLNENFRSELKALLSICKKAPRPREHILPSTVPSYRVAWPESGNCKRAQGPHNVPTACNVHSAKTDISTVEPIVAVS from the exons ATGATAACTTCCTTGCTGTGGTTCTCCCTCCCGTGCCTGGTGCAAGCCTTTGAGAGGCCTGAGAGATGGACGGGCAATGGAAGTTTGGATGGAGACTTTGGGATCTCCAATGTATCCAGTTTTTTCCCCTGGGGCAACTACTCATTTTCAGATTGGCAGAACTTTGTAGGCAGAAAGAGATATGGGGCAGAATCTCAGAAGCCTATGGTGAAAGCACTGCTTATTGTGGCGTACTCCTTCAtcattgtcttctctctctttggaaatgtcttggtCTGTCATGTTGTCATCAAGAACCAGCGAATGCAATCAGCCACCAGCTTGTTCATTGTCAACCTGGCAGTGGCTGACATAATGATAACCTTGCTTaatactcccttcactttg gtgcgcTTTGTGAACAGCACGTGGATATTTGGGAAGGGTATGTGCCACATCAGTCGATTTGCCCAGTATTGCTCTCTCCATGTCTCAGCCCTGACCCTGACAGCAATTGCTGTGGACAGACACCAG GTTATCATGCATCCTTTGAAACCCCGAATCTCTCCTACAAAGGGACTCATCTCTATTGCAATCATCTGGATCATGGCCACCTGCTTTTCCCTCCCACATGCAATTTACCAAAAACTgtttactttcaaatacag TGAAGATGTTGTCCGTAGCCTATGCCTCCCAGACTTTCCAGACCCAGCGGACCTCTTCTGGAAGTACCTGGACCTGGCCACCTTCGTCTTGCTTTACATATCCCCTCTTCTCATCATCTCTGTGGCCTACACCCGTGTGGCCAAGAAGCTCTGGCTGCGCAATGCCATTGGCGACGTGACCACAGAGCAGTACTACGCCCTCCGGCGCAAAAAGAAGAAGACCATCAAGATGCTGATGTTGGTGGTGGTGCTCTTTGCCGTCTGCTGGTTCCCCTTGAACTGCTATGTGCTCCTCCTCTCCAGCAAGACCATCCGGAGCAATAATGCTCTTTACTTTGCCTTCCATTGGTTTGCCATGAGCAGTACCTGCTATAACCCCTTCATCTACTGCTGGCTCAATGAGAACTTCAGGTCTGAGCTGAAGGCTTTGCTGAGCATATGCAAAAAGGCGCCCAGGCCTCGAGAACATATACTTCCTTCTACTGTTCCCTCTTACCGGGTGGCTTGGCCAGAAAGTGGCAACTGCAAGAGGGCACAGGGTCCTCACAATGTCCCCACTGCCTGCAATGTTCATTCAGCTAAGACAGATATCTCCACTGTAGAGCCTATTGTGGCAGTGAGTTAA